The Amycolatopsis sp. DG1A-15b genome window below encodes:
- a CDS encoding glycoside hydrolase N-terminal domain-containing protein has translation MPELPLPPSRRSFLKLGGAVGAGVALGGLRPFAANADVVRPVREDLVPSSRATTLWYPAPASESKIIEQGLPIGNGRIGALVGGDPAADFLYLADASLWTGGPNDVLQDDGQFPYELEKFGTLGLLAKLRIAVPAHTGVTDYRRTLDLSNGLVVITYRHQGVQYRREYFASHPDDVVVVRLSGGPVSGSVTLEPTRGEPAAGAGAFTGGFANGLAYACTVSTSGGLTFSGSSEVVVVLSGGTNYVPDAARKFLDASLDPLALAKRKAGAALAVSGRALRATHVADYRRLYDRMSVDLGQSPPAKRALDTWSRLVARHDQPGVPDPELEASYLQFGRYLTITGSRDGLPMGLQGLWQNNNTPDWMSDYHTDINLQMNYWLADRAALPESFTALADYCLAQLPVWTDSTKRLFNDPRNRFRNTSGKVAGWAVAFSTNIYGGSGWWWHPGGNAWLCNSLWDHYAFTQDKAYLARIYPLLKGAAEFWEARLIPTTADGREVLVDDHDWSPEHGPQDARGITYAQEIVWDLFEHYREATAVLGRDRAYGDRIAGLQKKLYLPKVSPSTGWLEEWMSPDNLGETTHRHLSPLIGFFPGDRIAADTAPRELLDGVRALLIARGMDSFGWATAWRSACWARLKDADRAYQLLLTVLRPSVANGNGTAPNFFDMYSQGSYTIFQIDANLGAPTAMLEMLVHSRPGVLELLPALPSAWAASGRVTGIGARGGFEVDLEWRAGKVTRAVIRSVGGTRLEVRAGTWRRAITLRPGASVTVRPS, from the coding sequence ATGCCGGAACTGCCTCTCCCGCCGTCGCGGCGGTCCTTCCTCAAACTCGGTGGCGCGGTCGGCGCCGGTGTTGCGCTGGGTGGCCTACGTCCCTTTGCTGCCAACGCCGATGTCGTCCGCCCGGTCAGGGAAGACCTCGTCCCGTCGTCACGGGCCACCACCTTGTGGTACCCGGCGCCCGCGAGCGAGTCGAAAATCATCGAACAGGGCCTGCCGATCGGTAATGGTCGGATCGGTGCGCTTGTCGGAGGTGACCCGGCCGCCGACTTCCTCTACCTCGCCGACGCGTCGCTGTGGACCGGCGGCCCCAACGACGTCCTCCAGGACGACGGTCAGTTCCCCTACGAACTCGAGAAGTTCGGCACCCTCGGCCTGCTCGCGAAGCTGCGGATCGCGGTCCCCGCCCACACCGGCGTCACCGACTACCGGCGCACGCTCGACCTCAGCAACGGCCTGGTCGTGATCACCTACCGGCACCAGGGCGTGCAGTACCGCCGCGAGTACTTCGCGAGCCACCCCGACGACGTCGTGGTGGTCCGGCTCAGCGGCGGACCCGTGAGCGGGTCGGTGACGCTGGAACCCACCCGCGGCGAGCCGGCGGCCGGTGCCGGAGCGTTCACCGGCGGGTTCGCCAACGGCCTGGCGTACGCCTGCACGGTGAGCACGTCCGGCGGCCTCACCTTCAGCGGGAGCAGCGAGGTCGTCGTCGTGCTCAGCGGCGGCACGAACTACGTCCCCGACGCGGCGCGGAAGTTCCTCGACGCGTCGCTCGACCCGCTGGCCCTGGCGAAGCGGAAGGCGGGCGCGGCGCTGGCCGTGAGTGGCCGGGCCCTGCGGGCCACCCATGTCGCCGACTACCGCCGGCTGTACGACCGGATGAGCGTGGACCTGGGGCAGTCGCCACCCGCGAAGCGGGCACTGGACACGTGGTCGCGGCTGGTCGCCCGGCACGACCAGCCGGGCGTGCCCGACCCGGAGCTGGAGGCGAGCTACCTGCAGTTCGGGCGCTACCTCACGATCACCGGCTCCCGCGACGGCCTGCCGATGGGCCTGCAGGGCCTGTGGCAGAACAACAACACGCCGGACTGGATGAGCGACTACCACACCGACATCAACCTCCAGATGAACTACTGGCTGGCCGACCGCGCGGCGCTGCCCGAGAGCTTCACTGCCCTGGCCGATTACTGCCTCGCGCAGCTTCCCGTGTGGACGGACAGCACGAAGCGGCTGTTCAACGACCCGAGGAACCGCTTCCGCAACACCAGCGGGAAGGTGGCCGGCTGGGCGGTCGCGTTCTCCACGAACATCTACGGCGGCTCCGGCTGGTGGTGGCACCCCGGCGGCAACGCGTGGCTGTGCAACTCGCTCTGGGACCACTACGCCTTCACCCAGGACAAGGCGTACCTCGCCCGGATCTACCCCCTGCTCAAGGGGGCCGCCGAGTTCTGGGAAGCCCGGCTGATCCCGACGACGGCCGACGGCCGCGAGGTGCTCGTCGACGACCACGACTGGTCGCCCGAACACGGCCCGCAGGACGCCCGCGGGATCACCTACGCGCAGGAGATCGTCTGGGACCTGTTCGAGCACTACCGCGAGGCCACCGCGGTGCTGGGCCGGGACCGCGCGTACGGCGACCGGATCGCCGGGCTGCAGAAGAAGCTGTACCTGCCGAAGGTGAGCCCGTCGACCGGCTGGCTCGAGGAGTGGATGTCGCCGGACAACCTCGGCGAAACCACGCACCGGCACCTGTCGCCGCTGATCGGCTTCTTCCCGGGCGACCGCATCGCGGCCGACACGGCTCCGCGCGAGCTGCTCGACGGCGTCCGGGCGTTGCTGATCGCGCGGGGGATGGACAGCTTCGGCTGGGCGACCGCGTGGCGCTCGGCGTGCTGGGCCCGGCTCAAGGACGCCGACCGTGCCTACCAGCTGCTGCTCACCGTGCTGCGGCCGTCGGTGGCGAACGGAAACGGCACCGCGCCCAACTTCTTCGACATGTACAGCCAGGGCAGCTACACGATCTTCCAGATCGACGCGAACCTCGGCGCACCCACCGCGATGCTCGAAATGCTCGTCCACTCGCGGCCGGGGGTGCTGGAACTGCTCCCCGCGCTGCCCTCGGCGTGGGCCGCTTCGGGCCGGGTGACCGGGATCGGCGCCAGGGGCGGGTTCGAGGTCGACCTCGAATGGCGGGCCGGGAAGGTCACCCGGGCGGTGATCCGCAGTGTCGGCGGCACCCGGCTCGAGGTGCGGGCCGGGACCTGGCGGCGGGCGATCACCCTGCGGCCGGGAGCGTCGGTCACGGTCCGGCCAAGCTGA
- a CDS encoding LysR substrate-binding domain-containing protein, with protein sequence MDVDLRKLRYFVAVAEELHFGRAAARLHIAQPVLSRQIRALEGELRAQLFRRDRRSTELTAAGLQLLEDARPLLVSADGLRRRVATAARGTSAFTVAFMPGITVTGAVRELSARHPGLAVELLRTTWDDQTEVLHDGRADVSVIRLPVDRRGLSVRPLFREPRVAMVHAGHRLAGKESVRIGDLADEHLLNDPDAVPEWRDLAVELRASAAPERRTFRSVEEKLEHVAAGRGIAVVPRSTSEYYTRSDVARVPVEDLPPNEVCLAWVSGRRSRVIFEFAEIFADLAGSGERTR encoded by the coding sequence ATGGACGTCGATCTGCGCAAGCTGCGCTACTTCGTGGCGGTGGCCGAAGAACTGCACTTCGGGCGCGCCGCCGCGCGGCTGCACATCGCGCAGCCGGTGCTTTCACGGCAGATCCGCGCCCTGGAAGGCGAGCTGCGGGCGCAGCTGTTCCGGCGGGACAGGCGGTCCACCGAGCTCACCGCGGCGGGCCTCCAGCTGCTGGAAGACGCGCGGCCGCTGCTGGTCTCGGCCGACGGCCTCCGCCGCCGGGTCGCCACGGCCGCGCGCGGTACCTCGGCGTTCACCGTGGCGTTCATGCCGGGCATCACGGTCACCGGCGCGGTCCGGGAGCTCTCGGCGCGGCACCCCGGCCTCGCGGTGGAGCTCCTGCGCACGACGTGGGACGACCAGACCGAAGTCCTCCACGACGGCCGCGCCGACGTCAGCGTGATCCGGCTGCCGGTGGACCGGCGCGGGCTCAGCGTGCGGCCGCTGTTCCGCGAACCCCGCGTGGCCATGGTGCACGCCGGACACCGGCTGGCCGGCAAGGAATCGGTGCGGATCGGCGACCTCGCGGACGAGCACCTGCTCAACGACCCGGACGCGGTGCCGGAGTGGCGGGACCTCGCGGTCGAGCTGCGCGCGAGCGCCGCACCGGAGCGGCGCACGTTCCGGAGCGTGGAGGAGAAGCTCGAGCACGTGGCCGCCGGGCGGGGGATCGCGGTCGTCCCGCGGTCGACGTCGGAGTACTACACCCGGTCCGACGTGGCGCGCGTGCCGGTCGAGGACCTGCCGCCGAACGAGGTGTGCCTGGCGTGGGTGTCCGGCCGGCGGTCGCGGGTGATCTTCGAGTTCGCGGAGATCTTCGCGGACCTGGCCGGCTCGGGAGAGAGGACACGATGA
- a CDS encoding HAD family hydrolase has protein sequence MIRWATFDCFGTLVDWRHGIATGLELLYPGRGAELLEVYNRFEPQVQAEVPVRRYREVLAESLRRTVAEAGLELVADDASVLGTGLPYWPVFPDTRPALAALREAGWRLALLTNCDRDLIGETQRRLAVPIDAIVTAEDVGEYKPGHGHFRRFAASFDATAANWVHVAQSHFHDMVPAQALGIPRVWVNRHAGPQDPAVADAVLPDLGGLAETVERVHAGAR, from the coding sequence ATGATCCGCTGGGCGACGTTCGACTGCTTCGGCACGCTGGTGGACTGGCGCCACGGCATCGCCACCGGGCTCGAGCTGCTGTACCCCGGCCGCGGCGCGGAGCTGCTGGAGGTCTACAACCGGTTCGAGCCGCAGGTGCAGGCCGAGGTGCCGGTGCGGCGCTACCGGGAGGTGCTCGCCGAGTCCCTGCGCCGGACCGTGGCCGAAGCGGGCCTGGAGCTGGTGGCGGACGACGCTTCGGTGCTGGGGACCGGGCTGCCGTACTGGCCGGTCTTCCCGGACACCCGGCCGGCGCTGGCCGCGTTGCGCGAAGCGGGCTGGCGGCTCGCGTTGCTGACGAACTGCGACCGCGACCTCATCGGCGAGACCCAGCGGCGGCTCGCGGTGCCGATCGACGCGATCGTGACCGCGGAGGACGTCGGCGAGTACAAGCCGGGGCACGGTCACTTCCGCCGGTTCGCCGCGTCCTTCGACGCGACCGCCGCGAACTGGGTGCACGTGGCGCAGAGCCACTTCCACGACATGGTGCCGGCCCAGGCGCTGGGCATCCCGCGCGTATGGGTCAACCGGCACGCCGGCCCGCAGGACCCGGCGGTGGCGGACGCGGTCCTGCCCGATCTCGGCGGCCTGGCCGAGACGGTCGAGCGGGTGCACGCCGGAGCCCGCTGA
- a CDS encoding CaiB/BaiF CoA-transferase family protein — MRSLPLDGVTVVSCEQAVAAPLATRHLADLGARVLKIERPGTGDFARAYDETVHGLSSHFVWLNRSKESVTLDLKSAAAADVMAALLDRADVFVQNFAPGVAERLGLGATALRATRPRLITCSVSGYGSTGPYRDAKAYDLLIQSEAGLVSVTGSAAEPAKSGIPAADIGAGMYAFSGILSALYDRERTGQGTELEVSLFDSLVEWMGFPLYYAGYGGTPPPRTGTSHAVIAPYGTFAAGDGTELVLAVQNDREWAAFCEHAVARPDWVTDARFATGRARVANRAALEAEIDAIFAELTGTELETRLGAGRIAHARRRDLPDVLAHPQLTARDRFAEVATPAGAIRATLPPITVPGRAPRMDPVPALGEHTDAVLAEFGFDADALRRQGAV; from the coding sequence ATGCGCTCCTTGCCCCTCGACGGCGTCACCGTCGTGTCGTGCGAACAGGCCGTCGCCGCGCCACTGGCCACCCGGCACCTGGCCGACCTCGGGGCCCGCGTGCTCAAGATCGAGCGGCCGGGCACCGGCGACTTCGCCCGCGCCTACGACGAGACCGTGCACGGCCTCTCCAGTCACTTCGTCTGGCTCAACCGGTCGAAGGAAAGCGTCACGCTGGACCTCAAGAGCGCCGCCGCGGCCGACGTGATGGCCGCGCTGCTGGACCGTGCCGACGTGTTCGTGCAGAACTTCGCGCCCGGCGTCGCGGAGCGGCTCGGGCTGGGCGCGACCGCCCTGCGCGCGACCCGGCCGCGGCTGATCACGTGCTCGGTGTCGGGCTACGGCTCGACCGGGCCGTACCGCGACGCGAAGGCCTACGACCTGCTCATCCAGTCCGAAGCCGGGCTGGTGTCGGTCACCGGGTCCGCGGCGGAGCCGGCCAAGAGCGGTATCCCGGCCGCGGACATCGGCGCCGGCATGTACGCCTTCTCCGGCATCCTGTCCGCGCTGTACGACCGCGAGCGGACCGGGCAGGGCACCGAACTCGAAGTCAGCCTGTTCGACTCGCTGGTCGAATGGATGGGCTTTCCGCTGTACTACGCCGGGTACGGCGGGACACCGCCACCGCGGACCGGCACCAGCCACGCCGTGATCGCCCCCTACGGCACCTTCGCCGCGGGCGACGGGACCGAACTGGTGCTGGCGGTCCAGAACGACCGTGAGTGGGCGGCGTTCTGCGAGCACGCGGTCGCCCGCCCGGACTGGGTCACCGATGCCCGGTTCGCCACGGGCAGGGCACGGGTGGCGAACCGGGCCGCGCTGGAAGCCGAAATCGACGCGATCTTCGCCGAGCTCACCGGCACCGAGCTGGAGACCCGGCTGGGGGCGGGCCGCATCGCGCACGCCCGCCGCCGCGACCTGCCGGACGTCCTGGCCCACCCCCAGCTCACGGCGCGCGACCGGTTCGCCGAGGTCGCGACGCCGGCCGGGGCGATCCGGGCGACGCTGCCGCCGATCACGGTCCCGGGCCGGGCACCGCGGATGGACCCGGTGCCGGCACTGGGCGAGCACACGGACGCGGTGCTGGCGGAGTTCGGCTTCGACGCGGACGCGTTGCGACGGCAGGGTGCGGTTTAG
- a CDS encoding LacI family DNA-binding transcriptional regulator has protein sequence MGRVRQADIARVAGVSQATVSVVLGGNRTGVRLAESTRLRVLEAARRLGYTDPLAKRQACHDLFGICAATPVFEAHQAVLAGIAAEAAALGKDLIMFAATGPALVRRTRLADGCLFLGGPVPVELLTGGFPIVHIGRCAELGGRVPCVDADYASASAEVITRLVRAGHRRIRYLREPDGTPAARERERGIRATAGASGLVVGTDGTDGTDGAGLGAAAVRGWLDEGVTALVVDEPLVAAAQRALRAAGVAVPGDVSLAVLGRPPSGTAGPEISGFEVPRRALGREAVRLLASVVGTGAGEHRLLTCPPVAGETIAPVA, from the coding sequence ATGGGCAGGGTGCGGCAGGCCGACATCGCCCGCGTGGCGGGGGTTTCCCAGGCGACGGTGTCGGTGGTGCTCGGCGGCAACCGCACCGGTGTCCGGCTGGCGGAGTCGACGCGGCTGCGGGTGCTGGAAGCCGCCCGGCGGCTGGGTTACACCGATCCGCTGGCGAAACGGCAGGCGTGCCACGACCTCTTCGGGATCTGCGCCGCCACCCCGGTGTTCGAGGCGCACCAGGCGGTCCTGGCCGGCATCGCGGCGGAAGCGGCCGCGCTCGGCAAGGACCTGATCATGTTCGCCGCGACCGGTCCCGCGCTCGTCCGCCGCACCCGGCTCGCCGACGGCTGCCTGTTCCTCGGTGGTCCCGTTCCCGTGGAGCTGCTCACCGGCGGCTTTCCGATCGTCCACATCGGACGCTGTGCCGAGCTCGGCGGCCGCGTTCCGTGCGTCGACGCCGACTACGCGTCGGCCTCGGCCGAGGTGATCACCCGGCTGGTGCGGGCGGGCCACCGGCGGATCCGCTACCTGCGCGAGCCGGACGGCACCCCGGCCGCGCGCGAACGCGAACGCGGGATCCGCGCCACGGCCGGCGCATCCGGCCTGGTGGTCGGCACCGACGGCACCGACGGCACCGACGGCGCCGGGCTCGGCGCGGCGGCCGTCCGCGGCTGGCTCGACGAGGGCGTGACCGCGCTGGTGGTGGACGAGCCCTTGGTCGCCGCGGCGCAGCGGGCCTTGCGGGCGGCCGGGGTGGCGGTGCCCGGCGACGTCTCCCTGGCGGTCCTGGGCCGCCCGCCGTCCGGAACGGCCGGCCCGGAGATCAGCGGCTTCGAGGTGCCGCGGCGCGCGCTCGGGCGCGAGGCGGTACGGCTGCTGGCGTCGGTCGTGGGCACGGGGGCAGGTGAGCATCGGCTGCTCACCTGCCCACCGGTGGCCGGGGAGACGATCGCCCCCGTCGCCTGA
- a CDS encoding HAD family acid phosphatase, producing the protein MSPSKARLAVAGTASAVLLLLGSAGTADAQPVATPAAVSASAPAYATWIADVTAVTTPAADYLTQRLAVPGGRTAIVLDIDNTSLETYYSGGITTPAVKPVLALAKLAQAKGAAVFFVSDRTEILRWPTEGNLKAVGYPIDGLYLRPLFNFDPVQANKTKARTAIEQAGYAIVANIGNNRTDLDGGHAERTFKLPDYNGTLS; encoded by the coding sequence ATGTCACCCTCGAAAGCCCGCCTCGCCGTGGCCGGTACCGCCTCCGCCGTCCTGCTGCTGCTCGGCAGCGCCGGCACCGCCGATGCCCAGCCGGTCGCCACGCCGGCCGCGGTGTCCGCGAGCGCTCCCGCCTACGCCACCTGGATCGCCGACGTCACCGCGGTCACCACGCCGGCCGCCGACTACCTCACCCAGCGGCTCGCCGTTCCCGGCGGACGGACCGCGATCGTGCTCGACATCGACAACACCAGCCTGGAGACCTACTACTCCGGCGGGATCACCACGCCGGCGGTGAAACCGGTCCTCGCGCTCGCCAAGCTCGCCCAGGCCAAGGGCGCCGCGGTCTTCTTCGTCAGCGACCGCACCGAAATCCTCCGGTGGCCCACGGAAGGCAACCTGAAGGCGGTCGGCTACCCGATCGACGGGCTCTACCTGCGTCCGCTGTTCAACTTCGACCCGGTCCAGGCCAACAAGACCAAGGCGCGGACCGCCATCGAACAGGCCGGGTACGCCATCGTCGCGAACATCGGCAACAACCGGACCGACCTCGACGGCGGGCACGCCGAGCGGACCTTCAAGCTGCCCGACTACAACGGCACCCTGTCCTGA
- a CDS encoding DinB family protein → MVSEYVQSDRFRGARIHLCDLAGLEIRDCEVTGLKIVDCYGSDVYLGGHFERLVVNDVDVTAYVEAELDRRHPARALAREAASPEDYRTAWDAIETLWRATLDRARRLPETKLHEQVDGEWSFAETQRHLLFACDAWLGNAVLEEEAPYHPLGFPAGGTPPEEAAKLGLTLEATPTLDEVLAPRLARMAAMRRVVDGLTAAELDRVCGRKPADMYPEQEYVVRRCLKVVLKEEAEHHRYAVRDLAVLEAGVPEPQ, encoded by the coding sequence ATGGTTTCCGAATACGTCCAGAGCGACCGGTTCCGCGGTGCGCGCATCCACCTGTGCGACCTCGCGGGCCTCGAGATCCGCGATTGCGAGGTGACCGGCCTGAAGATCGTCGACTGCTACGGCAGCGACGTCTACCTCGGTGGCCACTTCGAGCGGCTCGTCGTCAACGACGTCGACGTGACCGCCTACGTCGAGGCCGAGCTCGACCGCCGGCACCCGGCCCGGGCGCTCGCGCGGGAAGCGGCTTCTCCCGAGGACTACCGGACTGCTTGGGACGCCATCGAGACGTTGTGGCGCGCGACGCTCGACCGGGCGAGGCGGTTGCCCGAGACGAAACTGCACGAGCAGGTCGACGGCGAGTGGTCGTTTGCCGAGACGCAACGGCATCTGCTGTTCGCCTGCGATGCCTGGCTCGGCAACGCCGTGCTCGAGGAGGAAGCGCCTTACCACCCGCTGGGCTTCCCCGCCGGGGGGACGCCGCCCGAGGAGGCGGCGAAGCTCGGCCTGACCCTCGAAGCCACCCCGACGCTCGACGAGGTGCTCGCGCCGCGGCTCGCCCGCATGGCCGCGATGCGGCGTGTCGTCGACGGGCTCACCGCGGCCGAGCTCGACCGGGTGTGCGGCCGCAAGCCGGCGGACATGTATCCCGAGCAGGAGTACGTCGTGCGCCGCTGCCTCAAGGTGGTCCTGAAGGAAGAAGCCGAGCACCACCGTTACGCGGTGCGCGACCTCGCGGTGCTCGAGGCTGGCGTGCCCGAACCGCAGTAG
- a CDS encoding L,D-transpeptidase family protein, giving the protein MVEFDTDRHPERPGGTVPRSEHDTVGVRGEGTRSAPATPAALLTMQQSAGNATVAALLHPAATSVQRRDGAGVEESPPQPLLRQGSVGPSVAEAQAKLNRAGTRLPLAEDGIFGPKTRAAVVAFQAGRGISADGIVGPRTRTALDAGNVVPPSPPPGPLDCGCTADDEDADVLELTPGAVQDIPVASVQTLPDGRAGTMFVQREPAKKKAPAKKRTPTPLPAKCSKNARACFSISGRRAWLIKPGGTVQTDVPALGGRKSNPTPQGTFKVIDKDADHVSHSYKDPKTGKPAPMPNYVHFGPLLGFHAGSLTHESHGCVHLSAGAAKLFFDNLQKGDQVDVAP; this is encoded by the coding sequence ATGGTCGAGTTCGACACCGATCGGCACCCGGAGCGGCCCGGGGGCACAGTCCCCCGGTCCGAACACGACACCGTGGGCGTCCGGGGTGAGGGAACCCGGTCCGCGCCGGCAACCCCGGCGGCCCTGCTGACCATGCAGCAGTCCGCCGGTAACGCCACCGTCGCGGCGCTGCTGCACCCGGCGGCCACCTCGGTGCAACGTCGGGACGGGGCCGGCGTCGAGGAGTCCCCGCCGCAGCCGCTGCTCAGGCAGGGCAGTGTCGGGCCGTCCGTGGCCGAAGCGCAGGCGAAGCTCAACCGTGCCGGAACCCGGCTACCGCTGGCCGAGGACGGCATCTTCGGCCCGAAGACCCGCGCCGCGGTAGTGGCATTCCAGGCCGGCCGGGGCATCTCCGCCGACGGCATCGTCGGACCGCGGACCCGGACCGCCCTCGACGCGGGCAACGTCGTCCCGCCGTCCCCGCCGCCGGGTCCTCTCGACTGCGGCTGCACGGCGGACGACGAGGACGCCGACGTGCTGGAACTGACTCCCGGCGCCGTCCAAGACATCCCGGTCGCGTCGGTGCAGACCCTGCCGGACGGCCGAGCCGGCACGATGTTCGTGCAACGCGAACCTGCCAAGAAGAAGGCCCCCGCCAAGAAACGGACTCCGACGCCGCTGCCCGCCAAGTGCAGCAAGAACGCGAGGGCGTGCTTCTCGATCTCCGGCAGACGGGCCTGGCTGATCAAACCGGGCGGGACGGTGCAGACCGACGTCCCCGCGCTCGGTGGACGCAAGAGCAACCCCACACCGCAGGGAACGTTCAAGGTCATCGACAAGGACGCCGACCACGTCAGCCACAGCTACAAGGACCCGAAGACCGGCAAGCCGGCCCCGATGCCGAACTACGTGCACTTCGGCCCGTTGCTGGGCTTCCACGCCGGGAGCCTGACCCATGAGTCCCACGGTTGCGTGCACCTGTCGGCCGGCGCCGCCAAACTCTTCTTCGACAACCTGCAGAAGGGCGACCAGGTGGACGTGGCGCCTTGA